Sequence from the Miscanthus floridulus cultivar M001 chromosome 16, ASM1932011v1, whole genome shotgun sequence genome:
atgtcttgtgagactaaccttttgaaggagaacaacgagctcaatgaacaagtgaagaaattgagcaacaagttagagaggtgctataactctcaagtcacctttgagcatatgttgaagactcaaagaaactttggtgacaagagtggagtcggcttcaagactagcaaagtcaatcatcaagaaggtcgcaatgacataagtggcattggcttcaacaagagcaagatcaagggcaaaagatgggggaagagaagatatgaaagagagatgaagaagcaagaacaagagaagctctctcatttcatgtgcttcaagtgccatgaagtgggacatcttgcaaatggttgccccaatgaagaaaagctcaagttgaagaaagaagaagagaggctaaggcatgtgaagtgcttcaagtgccacacttggggtcaccttacctcaatgtgcccaaccaagcaattggtgaagcaactaaaagagcctcaaccaaagccacaagttgagcaagagaagacgcctcaagagcaaatcaagatcaaccatgaagatggtggtgatttgatgataaagaagaagaaaacaagaaggggtggaaaggcaaggtatccaatgcaaactcaagatgccaagatgatgagcaagaatgaagatgagaagaaagattacgctcacatcaagtgcttcaagtgtggaagtatgggacactttgcctctaaatGTCCTACCAagtttgagaagaaggctcaagcaatccatgagaggcaaggaaATGAgaagcatcacatgagcatggaacagaaggctcaatcaaagagaaagtgctactcatccgggaaaggggacacatggcatattcatgtcccctaggtaacactcctaagcatatttcaattgatgatgattctatgcttgggaaggatggtaatggtaccgcTATGGTTGTTATTGCAAAACAtctcgctattcatactaaggctatgcctaagtatgttgctcctaacttgagaggacccaaactagtttgggtaccatcaaaaagtggatgattatttataggtaccattggcattagacgcttggttcaaatgatattcatcttgttgattatgtagttgagccaaatattgataagtgatgatcattatcccaatgccatgattaACTGAGTAAAgtccaagtgctataattcaagttgttggtgattcattggatatatttgatgacttacaaataattgagttgaagcttgctagttggatgatcatgagctaaccaaggtatatctcttgttgatcattttatttgggtgcatatgagttgattgaattggataaatatgcaatgttgcttgctatgagatgattgaatggataattgattagtagtcaagtttggattgatttgttttGGATAAGTTTATAAGATGATATTTAGTAAGTAGATTGAAtgaatttatgtcttgtgaaagtattcaaacgagttagtttcaagtttgattcatatttgataaagtatagctcaagtgattgaaatctgtcctatattgaaaatctgtatgaactgtgatcttagccatgtttgagtaatcaaaacttattggattggcataaaaatttgtgtacatgctctagacttatggtataagatgctgtaaaatttttatgagaattggataagaaatgcttcagtcttggagtggatcttgtcagctatagtgcagcagttttcagcatgtagcagtagtggaagaattgaaatctggtagcaatctagaagtcaaatgaagcttaattttttacagctgctagataacttagtaaatcacatctccaccaaattttgtgatatttggatttgtactttggaagatatgcttatttctttgaagagtgcagaatctgccagaaaagtgacaaatattggattgatctagagtcactttgattgaaaggtcctcaaattggaaatatgtttataagtaattgaggcatataagtttggttttgagaaaatctagaagcatgacaagcaaagattacaaggtcatttgattgtggagtgtactttgcacacttttggtactcaagatgaagatcaagatcaaactcaagttgaagatgaaatttaagttctagatatgattggagatcatttggtagaaagaaaaggacttaaagaaggaatcaaggttactcatcaagttaagtccatcacttggatcaatcaatcaagttatttcaagtgagtgtcaaggatggtttttggagagaggtcacttctccctagtgtaggggcttgccgcctatgtgtaggtgaaccaagtgtggtacttggaaggctaacatggaagtggtgatccgagaaacatttaagatgcttagttgaagcaatcaaaagggttgataagaaaagcaagcaacacccaaaagagagctagtcataatatttcaagtggtattctcatgttgatgctcttatgcaagcattgatcaaaagatgaagtaagccaaccacaacaagaaagtgcacttgatcataagttgtatttatttcatatgggtgaagaatggaattcaacatggtatctattggtcttcaccaagcttataattggacttcacattgctattggagtaatgaattggaatctatgtgactatcctctacaccaacatagcaaaggtatcattataatgtgcatgatcatttcatcccttactagtatgcggttagtgcatatagtacatgcttcataggatcatgcataacaaatgaaatgtttaaattcataacctaccactattgcttgaattattacttgatctaatggttagtatatgaatttgttcatgagctagtgatcccaagtacttgatctaatttggattgctaacaagtgacaagtacaacattggcaagataacccttacaagaggtgtgaagaagcttgtcattggttcaaaccggatttgaaagcttaggcaaagcaatttagttcaagttaaccatagaagctcatgatagtgataagagtataagcacaagacaacaatacaaatggatatctagttcgtttgtttcaagtggtatctagactcaagcatttcatcaagaatctacaaatgatgtctagatcaactcacaagtgatatcctataagtggtactcatgaagatagcaaatgttcaagaaatggtttttattgataaatccaacaagtggttccatactagaaatttttttcaagtgatatcatatctacacatggtatcaatcatgcaaaacgatggttccacaagtgatcctcaactttaagtgatcatcaaatgaagaatgcatccttcaCCTATAAGAGCtaaagtgtatcaaatggatgacccatgctatcacatagggggaggtgtccgacaaattgatatcaagatcaaaaatcttatgtgtggtatctcaagaagccctacacaagatacaagtggtacaagtggtatttacaaatggtgtcattccaacaatcaagtgatgtccataaaaatgcaagattcaagcctcaaccatctaccccaaatgcatacctttgcatcaatgagaagcacaccttttatgaaaattgatgacaaagggggagagattatacaaagatatgaaagttttgagattgagattgtacaagggggagagataagatataaaagctcaaagaagtaaaggttggacatggacatgaacAAAGAGGgagaaacattgaagaaaagagatggatcaaaattcttggataagagaagcacacaagtagggggagcaagctcatgaactttgattgattgcatttgatatgtgcatattcatgtgcttgcttgcattgcataagctttcaaattcaatatgcatgcttgtgtggtgtatgctagttgtagaacttgaatgatgatttgataactagcatgcataggatcatagctagacacttggtatgtttttcaagtaatgctagtaccttgcttttaatgttgatctcacaaggtatctagtgcttttatttccaagtgatatctagctaaccatggtgctaaggatgaacttaaaggtgcaactccgattggtacatgcttcaaaggtttattctatacaccttagcatcatttagtagtaattactctcccacaattttaatctatacatatgtgcgagcttcaaatcaaacactctagcacatatatagggggagctaatactatcatctcgggtttgtggtacttgtccaaaatcattttcacatgataaaattgcttgggcaagcaacatgaatccaaaagagcttaatttccatatctttgtagagttgtcatcaattaccaaaaagggggagattgaaaggtccttgtgtggttttggtaattgagtgacaacctaagtggactaattgtgtttatgtgagatacacaggtgattagtccacatgtacatatgtgtgagcaacatatgtcatgaaggtgaaaatggcttggagatgttgcaaagctcacacatgtgatgatgaaggagcccattgcacatgagacatgacattgagtcatgtgatcaggtggagaagatcaagataagacttggcttgatagaccggttgcaagcttgatggaccggtcggaggctttggagcgatggaccacgtggcggtgaagttggagcaagacttgacgccgatggacgctggtgttggtgcgtccggtcacttgagcagctgcgtccggtcatcacttgaccgttgagatcgggtgaacagcgtttgaagctgatgacacatggcaaatatcgggcgaccggacgctgaggtcctgcgtccggtcgatctgatcggagcgtccggtcgtcccgaagtTTGCCCAATGAagaggtaacggctagtttagcccatggggctataaatagaaggtggtctcggccatggctggtgctgagcacctcggaggactttgtgtccatgcttgagagtgcttgggagccctccatctcacatatgcttgatagtgatcatctgattgtgagagagcgattttagtgcgattgcatcgtgaggttgcatcgagtggcactaggtgatcgagttgcaagccggtggtgcttgttactcttggaggttgtcacctcctagacggcttggtggtggtctccgtcgaagcccacaagaagcttgtgcggtgctccggagaagagctttgtgagaggcattgtgctcgccccgcggcagccgcgaagagcaactctagttgagcgtatcattgagctaccctcactttcgggttggttcttgcggtgcccgacgtgcgggcttggtggatgatgccaattagccgccgaaccaccaagtgagcggtcgacacaacggggactagcgtgttggcaagcatgtgaacctcgggagaaaaatcaccgtgtcaaccttgttctttccgttggtttggaatccctttacacaagcttgtgattactttttatatacattatgcttgtgtagttgctcttgtaattagttagcttgtgtagctcactagttaccttcttgcttgtgtagcatagaaatagctcccttgcgtggctaatttagtttgtgtaacttcgttagtcacattgcttagtttgtgtagctaagtatttgcgctctctaatttggtgttggttgccttgttattgagcattgctagggagcttagttggctttgtgcttttgtttactagcatgtgtaggagctcccttgttgcttaaagtattagtggcataggtttgtgtgaccttgtttctagaattggttaggtgagctctagctagcctggcacatttgttacttaattagtatctttgaaagatgctaaagaacataaatagaggggtgtagtcttggctagaccgatagttttaattccgcacttgtttcggtttaccgacgtgattaattttagaaagaactattcacccccctctagtccgccatctcgacccaaCATCTTcggcactacttcagcagtacttttcagcgaacgaacaatgtttttctctcacaacaaatcatcataagccaaatttcagtgaAATGAACAGGGCCAGATGTTGAAAACAGTACCATTGCTAGTATGCTACGGAACACTAAGCACAGTCAAACGGATTCATGGATGTACACCACGCATGGACATGCCACGTAGTCATAGATCATAAATCTCAATAATTCAGACCAAAATGTCGTTTTACAACAAatatttaggccccgttcgcttcgctgaaaaaacaagccgaaacattgttccgactgatttgttatgagagaaaaacactattccgactaaaaaaacaagctgaaaagtacggattataagagaatcGAACAGGGCcgaagcatcttcagcttgatgGCCCTCGAGCTTGGCATGCACCCGATCAGGGTGCCTTGAAATGGATTAGGAAGGTGGAGCCTTTTACTATGGAGCGGGATAAAAATGGGGTTGCTTTTCACCCATTAACAGGTCTACTTCTGTTCTCATAAACCGCTGTCACCCCTATAATTCGGTACAAGAATTATCATAGCACAGGAAGAAAGGAACATAATAAAATTGAAGGAATATGTGCATACGACCAACGTCTTGGAGTTAACGTGCAAGTTATTCGTGGCTTATCCTGGTTAGAGATGGCAATATTGAATTCCCCGTCGGAAGTTTGACCATTTGACGGTGAAGCTACTACGAATACAACTAGAAAGATATGTCCTATCCAAATAACATGCATGTACTGTATTGTACATTCCATATGCTGTAGAAATTGGCTCTTCTTGCAAAAATGTATTCTCAGTCATGTTGCAGTAATGTCATATTCAATTCAAGCACTATGGTGATGGCTAAAACTTCCACGAGAAGTGATTGACTTATTACAACTTTGAGCATTACAACAAATTTGGAAATAAGAAGAAAAGCCTCCAAAAAGGGTGCACTGTGTGCCTACTTCTTAGAAACGTGAAGAAAAACAAAATTTTTAGCTCTGACTCATCCTCTCTTTTTCATAAAAAATTTGGTCTACTTCAATATCTCAAAATAAATAACTCAATTGACCACCAAAAGATTTTCTAGGAAACAGACAAGAACGCGTAGCAGTATCGTGTTGCTAGCCGCTTCATCTCTTACCAACATATATATGTTGCAGGGTTGTAACACTCCGTTGTAGTCATGCATACTTTTCTGCTATTTTAGTTTGCAATAGCCAAGAATTGTGAGCTCTTCATGCCATTTCTGAGTTCTTCAGGCATTTTAGTTTGCAATAGTCCTTCATGCCATTTCTATgagtcttttcagctattttagtTTGCAATGGCCAAAGATCGTGGGCTCTTCATCCCGGTCTCCGTCTCTGTTCCCACGTGGGCAATAATCTCCATGAGGATCCCTATCCCCACATGATGCATCACGGaatataggccctgttcgcttggaggaatttggagaaatctaaatgaatctggaggaatttgtgagagcatAAACAGTGAATTCCAACTGGTTTTTGCACCAGCCGAACGGCACCATAGCCATACGTGACAACTTTTGGCATAACCGCATAAGTACGTAATTGGTGAACTATAATGCACACATATAATCCATTGTTAATACTCTAGCACAGGTATACATAAATATACACACTACGTAACAAATACACAAATACATCAAAAttatagtgatatctacgtgtgTGTGTAGGGAAAACAAGCCGGGAATGTGAGACCATCTACTCCTATATTCCTCCAAAAGACCAAAACGATTGCAAGACTGCAAGTGCATGGAATTTGTTGCAACCCCATAAGCCTTTGCCAGCTCAAAATGCAGTGATTGTCGGGTTTGAATCCAGTCGAAAATTATAAGTAGAACGGAGATATAGTGCTACGGCTCTTTGAGAAAAGGACGGCTTCGGCTGAGATTCTACAGGTAACTTCTTCAATCTTCACCACCATATCAGTTATTGAGTTATTATCCATGCAAGTGACAATCTGCACCTTCTCAAGTTAAAGATTCAAGCAAACAGAACTTGACGTAGAGAAAATTCGGTAAGCCTTGTTAAGAGAAAACCCTTGAGGCAATCACTGAAATATATAAGAGATGTGCATTCGCATCCTTGGATTTAAAACCATGCATTCCATGACAGTTACATTTTCCAGTAGTTTCAATAATACTCTTCAGTTCTTCACCGAGGGAAGAACATCCCGTTCCTGTGCCTCAAACgtgacccaaaaaaaaaaaaaaaaaaaactaggagcaGTCTGAAAGCGTTCTGAGTGAGAAATGTTGCAGCTTACCAAGCAGACAAACAAACTCATGATACTTGGCAGTTCAATATTCAGATTTAGCAGGCTAAATAGTACAAATATCACCATATCACAAACCAGGAATAGCCCAAGGGCAACAAATTCTTACACAAGTTTCTAGCTCAAGCATAATAAGTCTGAGAAATGAGCAAATACAGTTTGCTGTCTCAAACTGAAAATATAACCGTTACAACTGAATCAGCACACTGCGCCCCAAATTGGTTGGGAGCTTTTCAGTTCAGGGGGACTGACTTCCCCTTGGTGAACCACGGCGCTCGTCATCGCCGTTGTTGCCCTTGGGACTTGGGCTACGGTCATCCCTAGGGCTCGGGCTGCGCCCATTGACCACAGGGCTACGGTAGCCATCAGATGGGCTCCGactcctcttgctgttctcccTGGCCCCAGGGCTGTCTTCACGGTCTGAGCCGTTGCGTGCACCATTATCCTTTGGTGGTGGGTTCACATCATCCCTTGGGCTGGGGCTCCTTGGGCTCCTGCTGCCATCAGGTGTGCGGCTGCGCTCCTTTTCCTTTGCAGGTGAGACAGAACGCCTAGGGCTTGCGCTCCTGCTGTAGCTAACACTCCTTGATCTCCTCTCGTCACGGTCACGGCGTCCACTCCTCGGAGATCCAGATGGGGACCTGGATCGGCTGATTGTAATAGAAGGATTGTTAACACAAGCTGGTTTACTAACAGAAATGAaagataaaaaaagaataaaaaacaactaACACAATCAAAAAAGCCTATAGAGAAATAACACACAAGGGGTTTCCTTTCCTGAGCATACCTATAGCTCCGGCTTCTGCTGTAGCTCCGGCTGCGGCCCCGTCCACGGCGTGGGGATGGAGACCGTGAATAGCTTCTCTCACGCCTAAACATATTTATCAAGCAAATGCTTAGTAAAAGCATTCAATGTTAAGCTAAAATGTGATTAAGTGCCATATGGCAGCGGAATGTAGCTGAATAGGCTTATATCAATGAACACCTGAGACTCCTTGGACTGTTCTGGCAATTTCTTTCTATATGGCCCCTTTCGCCACAGCGGTAGCATTTGTTCTTCCAGTCACCAGCCTTGCAGTCTCTTGCCCAGTGACCATCAATTCCACAGTTAAAACAACGACCTGTTCCTGGTGGAGGTCCTCTTCCCATATGTTCCCGTGAACCACCAGAACCACGAGGAACCTGCAAACACGAGTtattttggaaaatcataagttcAATATCGATATGCTCGTTTCAGCGGACGCTTGATAAATAGAGAGATTTTGATAGGACACCAACTTACCCCTTTAGCAAATTCAACAATAATGCGGCTTCCATCAACTTCCCTGCCATCTAGGTTGTACTGCGCATCATCAGCATCTTGGGGGTCGCTGAATTCCTGTTTTGCAATTAACCGGACAAAATAAAGAATACAAAACGTAAAATAAATGTGTGTTCTCAATTTCCATAATATGAGTTCACTAACATTAAAATGCTAACAGTTGCAGAATTGAACTGAGGGTAGTAAAGAACACATACAATGAATGCATAGTCGCGCTTCAACTCCACTTCACGTATTCTGCGCAAATGGTTTCCACAA
This genomic interval carries:
- the LOC136512767 gene encoding serine/arginine-rich splicing factor RS2Z33-like, whose amino-acid sequence is MPRYDDRHGNTRLYVGRLAPRTRSRDLEYLFSKYGRIREVELKRDYAFIEFSDPQDADDAQYNLDGREVDGSRIIVEFAKGVPRGSGGSREHMGRGPPPGTGRCFNCGIDGHWARDCKAGDWKNKCYRCGERGHIERNCQNSPRSLRRERSYSRSPSPRRGRGRSRSYSRSRSYSRSRSPSGSPRSGRRDRDERRSRSVSYSRSASPRRSVSPAKEKERSRTPDGSRSPRSPSPRDDVNPPPKDNGARNGSDREDSPGARENSKRSRSPSDGYRSPVVNGRSPSPRDDRSPSPKGNNGDDERRGSPRGSQSP